From one Rattus rattus isolate New Zealand chromosome 15, Rrattus_CSIRO_v1, whole genome shotgun sequence genomic stretch:
- the LOC116884338 gene encoding 60S ribosomal protein L23a-like: MAPKAKKEAPAPPKAEAKAKALKAKKAVLRGVHSHKKKKIRTSPTFRRPKTLWLRRQPKYPRKSAPRRNKLDHYAIIKFPLTTESAMKKIEDNSTRVFFVDVKANKHQIKQAVKKLYDIDVAKVNTLIRPDGEKKGYVRLAPDYEALDVANKIGII; encoded by the coding sequence ATGGCGCCGAAAGCGAAGAAGGAAGCTCCTGCCCCTCCCAAAGCCGAAGCCAAAGCGAAGGCCTTGAAAGCTAAGAAGGCAGTGCTGAGAGGTGTCCACAGTCACAAAAAGAAGAAGATCCGAACGTCACCCACTTTCCGGCGGCCCAAGACCCTGTGGCTCCGGAGGCAGCCAAAATATCCTCGAAAGAGTGCACCCAGGAGAAACAAGCTTGACCACTATGCTATCATCAAATTCCCACTGACCACCGAGTCGGCTATGAAGAAAATAGAGGACAACAGCACGCGTGTGTTCTTTGTGGATGTCAAGGCCAACAAACACCAGATCAAACAGGCCGTGAAGAAACTCTATGACATAGATGTGGCCAAAGTCAATACCCTGATACGGCCTGACGGAGAGAAGAAGGGGTATGTTCGCTTGGCTCCTGATTATGAGGCTCTAGATGTTGCCAACAAGATTGGGATCATCTAA